Proteins encoded by one window of Halichondria panicea chromosome 8, odHalPani1.1, whole genome shotgun sequence:
- the LOC135339774 gene encoding 2'-5'-oligoadenylate synthase-like protein 2, which produces MAHPDILNHRRAKEAVNEIATLLKDNQPIAIGEVVKAGSLGHGTAVPGDFDLDLVIYSPDVDTHTMRYKGFGKWLDQLETFLERQPKVVITKRTKFSVQFKFDDIIDVDLLVSPYWNNQHDFYDFLRGVPKEERYEYSVCAAKWQVEFFEQQPNQVKELIKRAKAWRNKLWSERKLSNKPKSYLISLLVLNAYEKATKRMGTSNTRRIAEATMDELKNLLLNRHGIDIYWEKFYSVGGGVPSGPNLFPTSLPRIVDPANPANNLYDTGVAKSRGQRGDGWSELVENIHSVDLLQRLV; this is translated from the exons ATGGCTCACCCGGACATTTTAAACCACAGAAGAGCTAAAGAGGCAGTTAACGAGATTGCTACGCTACTCAAG GATAACCAACCAATTGCCATCGGTGAAGTGGTAAAAGCAGGCTCTCTAGGGCATGGAACAGCCGTCCCGGGGGACTTTGACCTCGACCTGGTCATTTACTCACCAG ATGTTGATACGCATACGATGCGGTACAAGGGATTTGGTAAGTGGCTAGATCAGCTGGAGACGTTTCTCGAAAGACAGCCCAAAGTCGTGATAACCAAACGGACCAAGTTTTCCGTCCAGTTTAAGTTTGACGACATTATCGATGTTGACCTCCTGGTTAGTCCGTACTGGAACAACCAACACGACTTTTACGACTTCCTCCGAGGTGTCCCAAAAGAAGAAAGATACGA GTACTCTGTGTGTGCAGCTAAATGGCAGGTGGAGTTCTTTGAGCAACAACCTAACCAG GTGAAGGAGCTTATCAAGCGTGCAAAGGCTTGGCGTAACAAGCTCTGGTCCGAAAGGAAGCTGTCCAACAAGCCCAAGTCCTACCTCATCTCTTTACTCGTACTCAACGCCTACGAGAAGGCCACAAAGAGAATGGGAACTTCCAACACAAGGAGGATCGCCGAAGC CACAATGGATGAGCTGAAGAATCTCCTCCTTAACCGCCACGGCATAGA TATCTACTGGGAGAAGTTTTATAGCGTGGGTGGAGGTGTGCCCTCTGGTCCCAACCTCTTCCCAACTTCACTGCCGCGTATCGTTGACCCGGCCAACCCAGCCAATAATCTGTATGACACGGGCGTCGCCAAGAGTCGTGGTCAGAGAGGCGACGGGTGGTCTGAGCTGGTAGAGAACATACACTCAGTGGACCTGCTACAGCGTCTAGTGTAG
- the LOC135339760 gene encoding inactive 2'-5'-oligoadenylate synthase 1B-like, giving the protein MARNKDITFDDAMRVVDELAREIKHHRHGLNRVQVLKAGSLGQYTAIPGNFDVDLVVYSESVDPDTVLSEGYRTPLHKLRSFLGGLRSVMLQTPLKMSVSLKYKTYDQQDRELSIDVDVLVSPKWENPADLYDYLRKAKQDGAKPAQLFRFSVNASKWQVAFIEKQDDKAKELIRRAKAWRNKEWPEGKLCTGRPKSYLISILVLRAYELALKQHYGGTIEQRTTATLKQIVKSHLTADIYWVDYYKPGDYPDLFPARLPRIVDPANPANNLHNTGIIGGSTYTSHSYYEQGDGNWTQLVGKIESVDLTKTIEQIQA; this is encoded by the exons ATGGCAAGGAACAAGGACATCACATTTGATGATGCTATGAGAGTTGTGGATGAGCTTGCAAGAGAAATAAAA CATCATAGACATGGCCTGAACAGAGTCCAGGTGCTCAAGGCTGGCTCCCTTGGTCAGTACACAGCCATTCCAGGCAACTTCGATGTGGACCTAGTGGTCTACTCAGAGA GTGTGGATCCAGACACTGTCCTGAGTGAAGGATATCGTACGCCTCTACACAAACTGCGAAGCTTTTTGGGAGGTCTACGGAGTGTCATGCTTCAAACACCACTAAAAATGTCTGTGTCACTGAAATACAAGACATATGACCAGCAAGATCGAGAGCTATCGATAGACGTTGACGTCTTGGTCAGCCCAAAATGGGAGAATCCAGCAGATCTCTATGACTACCTGAGGAAAGCCAAACAAGACGGAGCAAAACCTGCCCAATTATTTCG ATTCTCAGTGAATGCTTCAAAATGGCAAGTTGCATTTATTGAAAAGCAGGATGATAAA GCTAAAGAACTTATTCGCCGTGCTAAGGcgtggaggaacaaagaatgGCCTGAGGGGAAGCTATGTACTGGAAGGCCAAAGAGTTATCTCATCTCAATTCTGGTGCTTAGAGCTTATGAGCTGGCATTGAAACAGCACTATGGTGGAACTATTGAGCAACG AACAACAGCCACTTTGAAGCAGATAGTGAAATCTCACCTAACAGCGGA tatcTATTGGGTTGACTACTACAAACCAGGGGACTACCCAGACTTGTTTCCAGCCAGGCTCCCCCGTATCGTTGACCCTGCCAACCCGGCCAACAACCTCCACAACACAGGCATAATCGGAGGCAGCACCTACACCTCACACTCGTACTACGAGCAGGGAGACGGCAATTGGACGCAGCTGGTTGGAAAAATTGAGTCTGTCGATTTGACCAAAACTATTGAACAGATACAAGCCTAA
- the LOC135339772 gene encoding uncharacterized protein LOC135339772 yields MALALAVPMSKASRVRTPLKNVTAFVKRVRSILKKKESTLGISISEVYLGGSLGQETSLPAHFDVDLCIYSPSLHPSTKEVSEEQYKFILGRTIKCLRHSITDIKNIERLYHGWRFETSNLNIDLQLSPQWKKQNLEDLYDYLKGMHPKRRNLFCCGLFKYQTMLVKSQPQQVKTLIKRFKAWRNRTWDKQKNGCPKSYLLSMLVLISYEHAPAELAQAESLEELAKWMTKDIKKLVESIAINQDLDIHVPGENPALLKMWCYCNTQKWGKTIVPNMALIYGVITAPDFSVIKTLILEL; encoded by the exons ATGGCACTGGCTCTGGCAGTACCCATGAGCAAAGCTAGTAGAGTGAGGACTCCACTCAAAAATGTCACAGCATTTGTGAAGAGGGTTAGAAGCATACTAAAAAAGAAG GAGTCTACTCTGGGCATAAGCATATCTGAAGTATACCTTGGAGGGTCCCTAGGGCAAGAGACAAGTCTGCCTGCACACTTTGATGTTGATCTATGCATCTATTCACCAA GTCTGCATCCGAGCACGAAAGAGGTATCTGAGGAACAGTACAAATTCATACTGGGCAGAACAATCAAGTGCCTAAGGCACTCCATTACTGACATAAAGAACATTGAGAGGTTGTACCACGGCTGGCGTTTCGAGACCTCTAACCTGAACATTGATTTACAACTCAGTCCTCAATGGAAGAAACAAAACTTGGAGGATTTGTACGACTACCTCAAAGGAATGCATCCAAAGAGGAGGAATTT GTTTTGCTGTGGACTGTTCAAGTATCAGACAATGCTAGTAAAATCACAACCACAACAA GTAAAAACACTTATAAAAAGATTCAAGGCATGGAGAAACAGAACATGGGACAAGCAGAAAAATGGCTGCCCTAAATCCTACCTACTGTCTATGCTCGTACTGATATCCTACGAACATGCACCTGCTGAGTTAGCACAGGCAGAATCACTAGAAGAACTGGCAAAATG GATGACCAAGGATATCAAGAAGCTGGTCGAGAGTATTGCTATAAATCAAGACCTAGA CATTCACGTCCCTGGGGAGAACCCTGCACTGTTAAAAATGTGGTGCTATTGTAACACCCAAAAGTGGGGTAAAACCATTGTACCAAATATGGCACTCATATATGGAGTTATTACAGCACCAGATTTTAGTGTTATTAAAACACTCATTTTGGAGTTGTAA
- the LOC135339755 gene encoding 2'-5'-oligoadenylate synthase-like protein 2 translates to MAASHAPNHTEAEKAIGELVLKLQTNLSKYTQSPSIRVNEIVKAGSMGHGTAVPEHFDIDLVLYSSDVNRDSVNRIGYESYLKQIRAFITDGRVFRAGIVTNINLTRYAVQFQYEGYIDVDLLVSPVWWGGQPKHPRELFEFLRDRVPNDAEARHKFSVNASKWQVAFMKKQDSSVKQLIIRAKAWRNQLWQKSKGGRGRPSSYLLTLLVLHAYKTSSGTAKSTTQKLKEIVRNHRTMNIYWENYYNARDYPTLFPSSTPRLVDPANPANNVYQSGIGPYPPKKRPCDYERGDGDWSQFVDKVEHFDLEKSVEEITR, encoded by the exons ATGGCAGCCTCTCATGCCCCAAATCATACTGAAGCTGAGAAAGCAATTGGAGAACTAGTCCTAAAATTACAG ACAAACCTTTCAAAGTACACACAAAGCCCCAGTATTAGAGTGAATGAGATTGTTAAGGCTGGCTCCATGGGACATGGGACAGCTGTGCCTGAACACTTTGACATTGACCTGGTGCTCTACTCTAGCG ATGTGAACAGAGATTCAGTGAACAGAATCGGATACGAAAGCTACTTAAAGCAAATAAGAGCTTTCATAACAGATGGCAGAGTCTTCAGGGCAGGAATCGTCACTAACATCAATCTGACCAGATACGCTGTTCAGTTTCAATATGAGGGCTACATCGATGTGGACCTCCTAGTCAGCCCTGTCTGGTGGGGGGGACAACCCAAACATCCACGAGAGCTCTTTGAATTCCTGCGAGATAGGGTGCCTAACGATGCTGAAGCCAGGCATAA GTTCAGTGTGAACGCATCCAAGTGGCAAGTTGCTTTCATGAAGAAGCAAGATTCATCC GTGAAGCAGCTAATCATACGAGCTAAAGCATGGAGGAACCAGCTATGGCAAAAGAGCAAGGGAGGCCGAGGTCGACCAAGCTCTTACTTGCTCACTCTGCTGGTACTTCATGCATACAAGACTTCCTCTGGTACTGCCAAAAG TACAACACAAAAACTGAAGGAAATTGTTCGCAACCACAGGACAATGAA CATTTACTGGGAGAACTACTACAACGCTAGAGACTACCCCACCCTCTTTCCCTCGTCCACTCCACGCCTGGTCGACCCGGCCAATCCAGCTAACAATGTCTACCAGTCTGGCATTGGGCCGTACCCACCCAAGAAAAGGCCGTGTGACTACGAGCGTGGGGATGGGGACTGGAGCCAGTTTGTGGACAAAGTGGAACACTTTGACCTTGAGAAGAGTGTGGAGGAGATCACACGTTAA